GACGCTGTAGGTGTACTCTCCTTCGTCTCCGGGGTGGCGGTAGAACGCACAGAAAATGCAATCGATGTTGCAGATGTTCGTGTAATTCGGATTGGTGTCGACCACAAACGTGACGACGGGAATGCCCGAAGGTCCGGCGGGGTTTTTCCGGAGGCGGATCCCATTCGCCAACTCCCCAAGATCGAGCAGCGCCGCGGTCTTGAGGACCTCGAGACCTTCTGCGGGCGAGATGCGCTCGAGATTTCTGATCCGGGAATAGAGAGGTTTGTCCATTAAGATCCCCCGACCATTGAAACCCGTTCGCTCTGATCCACCAGGAGGCGGAACTCCTTCATCGCTTCCCGCTCGCGTTCGCCGAGAGTATACTGAAATCCTTCAAGGTACTCTTCGATCTCAGGCCCGGTCAG
This sequence is a window from Bacteroidota bacterium. Protein-coding genes within it:
- a CDS encoding MqnA/MqnD/SBP family protein, which encodes WAVDKELPADLKKDLGDLIERSLADSAGHFAEVGELAGKQIGLTGPEIEEYLEGFQYTLGEREREAMKEFRLLVDQSERVSMVGGS